Genomic window (Vampirovibrionales bacterium):
GGCGCATCGGCGGGATTGGCGGCGCGCCAGAGGGAGGATGCCTTGGCAAAGACGGCGCTTGCCAGCGCTTCATCGCCCTGATACAGCCGCTTGGCGGACAGTAGCGCCAATAACGGCCAGCAATCCGGGCCCCAGTTCTGGCCGTCGCGCCAGCCCCACGGTAGCGTGCCAGACTGCGCGTAGGCGTCTTCCAGCTTGTGAAAACGCGCCAGATAGGCGTGCGACGCTTGCCCGCCTTCTATGGCGTCCATCAACATAAAGCTGAGATAGCGGCAACTGCTGGTGTTGGCAAAGCTATTCCAGGGCGGATTTTCACCGCTGCCCGGAACCAGTCGCCCGGAATCGAACTTGACGCGAAAGGTCATCGGCGGAAAGCCATGGCCGTAAAGTTTTTCGGAATCCGTTAACAGGCTAATGCTGTCTGTGAGAACGCGTCCCCAGTCGGCATCCGGCTGGGCGCGCGCCATCAGACTCAGGGGGTAGGTCATCAGATAATTGCTGAAGCACACCAGCCCTTTATCCGGGCGCCAGAAATCCCGCGAGGCCCGGTCGTTGGCCCCGGCGGCAATAATGCGGCGCCCTGCGATCGTTGTGACGCATTTCTCGCGAAAAGAATCGGCGATGACCAGCGCCTGTTTGCGATAAGCGTCCGCGCCCCAGCGCTCGGCGGCCAGCAGCAACGCCATGATGCATCCAAGCTCGCCGTCGGCCGCTGTCCCTCGCCCGAGCTCGCCGTTTTCGTATTGGGCCCACCAGAACAGTTTGTCATCGGGTCGGGTCTGTAAATGACGCCACGTCCAGTTCCAGACGGCGTCAAATACGGCCCGATCATTGAACCACAGGGCGAACATCATCGAGAACGACTGGTATTCGCTATCGGCTCCCGCGCGTCGGCCTCGCGGATGATACAGGTTGGGGATCAACGTTCGTCCGGGCTGCGGCTTGCCCATGCCGGGCAGTTCAATGGCGTGCGAGCGCCAGAACGCCCAGGCGCGCTCCAGTTCTTCGCGAATCGCTTCGCCCAGCGCGGACTCGGCTGCGGCGCGCGGCGGACTCGGCGCTCGTTGAAAGAGTCGCATACAACCGTCCTCAGGCTCTCTCTACTTTAGGGGGGATATTATAGCCGCAACAGGCGTAAAAGACCGTCAACCCCGCATGGCGCTCACAAGGCTGTTACCCCGCGCGCGCCTGTGGAAGAGCACTTGCGCTGGGCGTGCCTCGCATTGGTATGATGGTCTCGTTCAGGCGTTGGGGATCTAAGCGAGAACGAGGTTATTCAAACATCTTGCTGACAGATTCGTCATCGTGGATGCGGCGAATTGCTTCGCCGAGAATCGGCGCGATCGACAGTTGAACGATTTTCTGACTGTCTTGCGCCGGAAACGGCAGCGGAGCCGTGTTGCTGACGATGACTTCCGTAAAAGCCGAGGCTTCCAGCCGCTCCAGCGCCGGACCCGAAAATACCGCATGAGCGGCGGCGGCGTACACGCAGCGCGCGCCGGACTTTCGGACCAGTTCGGCGGCAGCGCACATCGTACCGGCCGTATCGATCATATCGTCGATGAGAATGGCCGTGCGATCGGTCACGTCCCCAATAATATGGTATACCTGCGCCTGATTATGGCCGCTGCGGCGCTTGTCGATAATGGCGATGGGGCAATCGAGTTTCTTGGCGTAGACGCGCGCGCGCTCAACGCCGCCGGCGTCCGGTGATACGATTACCAGGTCTTTGAGGTTTTTCTTACGGATGTAGTTGAGCATGACGGGCGTGACGTAGAGGTGATCCGTCAGAATATTGAAAAAGCCCTGGAGCTGGCCGGTGTGTAAGTCCATGGCCACCACGCGGTGCGCCCCGGCGGTTGAAATGAGATCCGCGACAAGCTTGGCCGAGATGGCTTCGCGCCCGACGGTCTTACGGTCTTGCCGCGCATAGCCGAAATACGGAATAACGGCGGTGATTTTGTTGGCGCTGGAGCGCTTGAGCGCGTCGATGATTAACAGAAGTTCCATCAGGTTCTCATTGACGGGCTGGCAAGTGGGCTGAATGACGAAGACGTCATGGCCGCGAACGCTTTCTTTAACGCGGACATAAGTTTCGCCGTCGCAGAAGTTCTTGACCTCGATTTCGCTGAGGGCCGTGCCGAGGTAGTTGGCAATTTCTTGCGCCAGCACGGGGTGCGCGCGCCCGGTGAAAATCTTCACTTTGCTCGTGTCGTAGTGTTTGGGGATGCTTTCAAGTTCGGGAAGTCTCATTTCAATGGTCACCACCAGGTTTCGTCCTCCTGCATTGCGCGCCTGCCGCAGGGCTGCGGGGTATTGGATCTAAAACGGCGGGTACTTCCAAAGTTGTCATCCGGTTGTCCGTCACTTGTGCCACGCTATCAAAAAGGCGGGCGCGATGCAGGAAAATATAAAAAACATTACGGGCGGGTTGGGCGCGCGGATATCTTTGTTCACGCCTGTATACCAATAAGGGCAATCGGCCAGGGAATTAATTCGACATGGACGTGAGGGTTTGATTCTCTGTGAGGTGATGAGTAGGCGTTAACGCTTGTTCTGAAAGGGTTTTACAGAAAAATAACCAAGGCAAGGCTTTAATTTTTGAGTCGTTTTGATATCAGTGCGGGCGTTATAGGCGTCACGTGCTCTCTTAAGCCCAACGCTGTCTTAAAAACGGTTACATAACTTGCTTAAGGCAAGAGGCGCTTGGCGCCCGCGCGGCTTGCGCTTGAGGGCGGAATTCTCTGTTTTCACAAAATTTTATGTGTAGACCTTTCCCTCAAATGGCGAGAGCTTTGCTATAATCAGCTTGCTTAAGGCAAAACACAACGCAATTCAACAGCTTTACCGCCCTTTTACCAGTGACTACGCTACGTCATCTCCTCTACAACTCAGGTAAGGCTGTTTTCCTTTTGGGACAATTTTAGGGGGAGGCCTTCCTAAAGAAGGCGCACAAAATCCAGCGTCATGGGTTTAATGCTAACAGAGGGAGCATCTGTTATTTCAAGACCGTTTGGGGTATCTCGTTTAAAGCGTGGGAATTGATTGTCGTTTAATTTGCGTCCGTAAAGGGTTTGGGCCGTTCATGCGCTGTGATAAAGCGTCGGTCTTCTTTGCCCACGGGCGGTAATAAAATTGAGAGCTATTTGTCGTCAGGGCCCGTGTGCGTGTGTGAATACGCGCCCGGGTAACGAAACGTCGTATGAAGCGTCGGGAGGAAGTCACGTATGCCGCCCAGAGGGTTTGGCAATATGATGGGGCGCAACGGAGGCCAGGGTGGGCAATCCGGGAATGGCGGCGCGCCGCCGATGCCGAATTTCCAGTTGCCGCCGCACCTGCTGGAGCGTCTCCTGGGACCGGAGCCTGCCGAGCTGCGGTATTTCAAACGCATGGGCGACTATTAACGGAGTCTCTTTTCTCTTGAGACCCCCATTCTCTCGCTATCCGCCCCCGCAGCGGCCCTCTGGCTGTTGCGATTTGTTATGAAGAGTATCAGGACCTGTTTTGGCCTGTTCGGGAATCGCGGTCCTGTAAAGACGTCTGACAACATGGCTTCTGATCGCCCAATGGCGAGGTTGCGCCGCGCTGAAACCTGATTATATTAATAATCGTTACAGTCTTTGCGCAGAGGGGCAATTTGCGGGAGAAAATTTTGTTTATAAAAATATAAAGTATATATTTCCGATATCCCTCTGTTTCTCGATACTTTTACGTTTTGATCGCTCGATCGCTTGTTTCTGCCCCTGTTTCCCGTTTTTTAGGAGTCGTTTGATATGAGCGCCCTGTTTCAGTTCAATTTACTAAGCGCGTATCCCTTTCCCAACACGATTGGCAGCGCGCGCATTCCCGCCAGCGATCCGTTTTACGGTAAGGGCGGCGACTTTTTGGCTCCGAACTTCATTGGCCGTACGGTCAGCAATGTTCAACTCGGCAGCGGCATCACGTATCTGGGCAAAAATCCCAGCGCGAAGACTGTACTCAATGGTACCAACGGCCAGGTAGACGCCTTGCTTGCTGGCGGGCCTATCGGCGCGATTCCTGCCGATATCAAACTGTATAACGATGCGGCGATTCCCGGCATGGTTCCCGATATTGGCGTCAATCCCGGCGCAATGCGTATTTTGGGCAATACGGCCTTTTTTCAGGACGTGCTGACCACGCCGGGATACGCGTTTGGGGGATACCCCTCTTACGGCATGTCGCCCTGGAGTCTTAACGCCATGCCTTACTGGGATGGCGCCGTTCCGGCCAGTTATGGCATGGGCGCAGGATATGGCTTTGCAGGCGGCGGCGCTTCGCAGTGGATCCCTTTCTGCGGTCAGATAATGGGGTGATTGGCGCGCTTAGGCCCAGTAATAAAAGCCCTGATTGGCGGCCTGACCCAGATTTTCTTGCGTAAGTCCCACGCCGTCCATCATGTCCATCCAGGAGGCGGCGTTGACGCGCTTGCCGATTTCTTCCGCTGTGGCGTTGGCCAACTGCTGCGCCTGCGGCCATTTTGCGGGATGAATCACGCCATTGCCCAGCAACAGGCCAAAAGCGTCCGATAGAATTTTGTGAGAGGCGGCCTGCAAGGTTGGCGCGTTAGCCTTTACGGCGGCTTCCAGCGCGGGAATCAGCTCGCGGGCTTTTGCGTCAGGCCGTAGGCCGCCGAAGACGTCTTGATCCATGCGCAAGAGTCTCATGGCGGCGGCGGCATCAATAGAACGCTGGCGTTGCGGGACCATGAGGGGGGGCGGCGTCATGGGGGCCTGCATGGGGATCATGGGGACTATGGGGGGTGACGGCATGGCGTAATAGCCGGGCGTCGACACAGGGCCGGCCGTCATGCCTGGGAAACCACTATAAAAAGGAGAAGCGCTCATATAAAACACCCATCACCGTCTTGCTTGACTCTGACAAGAAGGTAACGCGCCTCAAGGCGCCAAATTGCCGCCGAATATGCCTGCGGTATGGAATTTTTTACACATCGGCGTTGCCCGCGAACTCGCCGAGCGATGGCGTATCGCCGCTCGCTATCCTATTCATTGACGGGAGATACGCGCAAGCGTGCGAGGGTTTATGTCTGGAGTGGTTCCGCGCGCCGGGCCGGGGCGGGCGAGGGCGCGGCGACAGGCGCCGGAAAGCAGCGATCCAGCAGATCGGGCATGCGGCGCTCCATCGCCACCGGCATAAAGTGAAACCCGTCACAATGCGGCGCCAGGCGCGCGACCACGTCGGCGCAAAAGGCCAGACTCTCGCCTTTGGGATCTTCCGATCGTTCGAGGAGATCAATAAACGCCTGCGGAATCTGAATTCCCGTGACGACCTCATTCATAAAGCGCGCGGCTTTTGCGGAACTGGGCGGTACAATGCCCACCAATACCTTGGGGACCGCACAGCCTACCTGAGCGCAGGTTTCGGTCATAATCTCGCGCATTTCGAGAATTGGCGCAAGATCATAGACCGGTTGGGTCTGAAAGAAGTCAACGCCCTTTTCGAGTTTGACGCGCAGCCGGTTGCGCTGCGCCTGCTTGGAAAGGCGCGCCAGATTCAGCGCAGATCCGACGGTAAAGCGCGAGCCGCCTTTTTTAAGGGGAACCCCGATGGCGTCCACGCCTTGATTCAGCCCGCGAATCAGCTCGATCAGGCGGGTGGACTCCAGATGAAACACTTGCGCGGCCAGATCTTTCTGGTCGCCTACCTGCACCGGATCGCCGGTGAGCGCCAAAACGGTTCGCAGGCCGAGCGCCCATGCGCCCATCAAATCGGCCTGAAGCGCGATCAGGTTGCGATCGCGGCAGGTCAGTTGCCACACGGTTTCGATGCCGGTTTGGGATTCAATCAATGCAGCGGCGGCCAACGAACTCATTTTGAGAATCGATCGTTGGCAATCGGGTACATTGATAGCATCCACGCGGCCTTGCAGCGCCCGCGCGTTTGCCAGCATCGAAGAAACGTCCGTTCCTCGCGGCGGAGACAGCTCAACGGTAATCAGCGGCCCGTCGGCAGCCAGTTTTTCAGAAAACAGCAACGCGCGCCGCCCTCAAAAACAAGTGAAATTACACTTGTGTATTGTAGCAAAGTTGCGACCCGCGCAACGAGCGCTTTGATGCTTTTTCGTACTCCCAGCGCGCAACCCAACGACTGCGCCACGCTCTCAAGCGTTCGCCCTACTGTTGTTCTGTGAGAGAAGTAGAAGCGCCTTATCCGCGGCCCATCAGCGAGAAGCTCTGCTGGATGTTTTTGGAAATGACCTTGTTCACGGCTTCCATTTCCGTGACGATGGCTTCGCGCTGCTTTTCCAAGCGATTGCCCTGCATTTCCAGCATTTTATCCATCTGAGCGACGCGCGCCTGAGCGACCGTCAATTGCTGGGCGGCGGCGCTGTTGGGATCCATCGATCCCCCGACGGCCGTTGACGCCTGTTTTTGCATCAACAGCGTCATCAGGTTTCCCCAAAACATCCGCTGTTGCTGAATAAACTGGAGTTGAAACTCTAGTTCATTCTTTCTGGCGACCAGCATGAGAAGGCGGCCTTGACTGGCTGCAAATCCCATTGGATTTCCCCCCTAACGTGACATGCGACTTGATAACAGAGATAACGTGACGAAAACGAACGACCCCGAACAGTGATTTCCCCAAAGTTTCCCCAAAAAGAGACTTGTATAAGAATTAAAACTTTCTTGCGGCGTTTGTTGTCCTTCAGATTGGCAAAAGCTTCAAACTGCAACAATTATTAACAAGAACGCTTCGGCGTCACGCAACAAAAAACCGGCTCCGGGAAACCCCAGAACCGGTTTTTAAAAAATCTACCCCGTAGGGGAGTCGAACCCCTGCCGCATCCGTGAAAGGGATGTGTCCTAGGCCACTAGACGAACGGGGCGTCATCCAATGTCCAGACGATACCCGAAACCGTGCGCCCCGGTCAACACGACGGAGCGAAATCGTCTTGGGCCCGCGCCTTCTCACTGCGTTCAGCATCTGTAAGTGTGATCCCGTTTCGGATCGTTTTTTGGGGGGCAAGGGCTGAAATGGTCGGGATGACAGGATTCGAACCTGCGACCCTCTGCTCCCAAAGCAGATGCGCTACCAAGCTGCGCTACATCCCGAATCGCTCGGTTTTCAGTATAGAGGAATCCTCAACGGATCAAAATGGGGACGGCGTCGGCTCGCTGGCGGAGATAAAATGCGCCCGGCGCGATTCGAACGCGCGACCTACGGCTTCGGAGACCGTCACTCTATCCAGCTGAGCTACGAGCGCATGACCACGAAGGCTATCGTATCCAAAGCCGGGAATGCGCGCAATGATAAGCCGCGAGCGCCCCATTACTGCTGGAGCTGCCGCAGGCGCCAGAGCCGCGCCAACACGCCCAGCGATTTAACAATGGTCTGCGCCACGCGCATTTTAGAGGTTGATCGTTTCCGGTCATAGCGTAAGACCATTGGGGCCTCGCAGGCCAGGGCGCCGAAACGCGCCAGTTTCACCAGCAACTCAGCCATGCACGAGAATCCGTTTTCGGTGATCAGCTGATCGCCGTAATGCGCCATGGCGCGTCGTAACAGCGAGACGCGGTAAGCGCGGTAGCCGCAGGTGTAATCGCGTACGTTACGGATGGGTAGAATCGCCCGAAACAGCCAGCTTGCGCCATGGCTGAGCAGTTCGCGCACCGGGCTCAGGCCGATGACTTGCGAACCGTAGCGATAGCGCGAGGCGATGGCGATATCGTTGCCTTCTCGAATCAGACGCACCAGGCGATCGATCAGATACGGGGTGTGCGTGCAATCGGAATCCATCACGATCACCACATCGCCGTCTTGCGTGGCGCGCTGACAGGCGGCGCTGAGCCCGGTCCGCAGCGCTGCGCCCAACCCTTGATTGCGCTCGTGACGAAGAATGCGCGTATGAGGAAGATCCGCCATTTCCAGCAGGGGGATAGACAGATCGGTGCTGCCGTCATCCACTACCAGAATCTGAAAGGCATAGTCTTTGAGTACTTGCTCCAGTTCCCACGCGATGGCGACCAGCGCTTCGCTCTCGTTGTAGGCGGGCAGGACGACATATAAGTGAGGAATCGCCGTGTGCCGGGCTTCGAGATCCAGCAGAATCGTTTCCAAACGAACGGGGGACAACGTGGACACGCCCTGGCTCCTGTTAGCGGGTGAGTTATTGGTCGGATTCAAAATCCGCGTCAATCTTGAAATTCTTGAAGTCTGACGGCTTGAGGTCTTGCAGGAATTTTCGGAATTCTTCGGCTTCTTCCTCATCGCGCGCCTGATCGGTGGAAATGGCGCCTTCCGCGATGACGGTTGACGCCGCATAAATAGGCGCGCTGGACTTCAGCGCCATGGCGATGGCGTCCGAAGGACGGGCGTCGATCATGGTTTCTTGCCCGTTCGTATCATGTAAAAACACCGAGGCGAAGTAAGTGTCCGACGCCAACTCGTTAATTTCCACGCGATGAACGGTTTGATGAAGCGATTCGAGGATGTTGAGA
Coding sequences:
- a CDS encoding bifunctional nuclease family protein, which encodes MIELYVMGIALDSRTGTPIVVLNDKDNRRALPIWIGTAEASAIIRQLENIKTTRPMTHDLILNILESLHQTVHRVEINELASDTYFASVFLHDTNGQETMIDARPSDAIAMALKSSAPIYAASTVIAEGAISTDQARDEEEAEEFRKFLQDLKPSDFKNFKIDADFESDQ
- a CDS encoding ribose-phosphate pyrophosphokinase translates to MRLPELESIPKHYDTSKVKIFTGRAHPVLAQEIANYLGTALSEIEVKNFCDGETYVRVKESVRGHDVFVIQPTCQPVNENLMELLLIIDALKRSSANKITAVIPYFGYARQDRKTVGREAISAKLVADLISTAGAHRVVAMDLHTGQLQGFFNILTDHLYVTPVMLNYIRKKNLKDLVIVSPDAGGVERARVYAKKLDCPIAIIDKRRSGHNQAQVYHIIGDVTDRTAILIDDMIDTAGTMCAAAELVRKSGARCVYAAAAHAVFSGPALERLEASAFTEVIVSNTAPLPFPAQDSQKIVQLSIAPILGEAIRRIHDDESVSKMFE
- a CDS encoding methylenetetrahydrofolate reductase, with product MLFSEKLAADGPLITVELSPPRGTDVSSMLANARALQGRVDAINVPDCQRSILKMSSLAAAALIESQTGIETVWQLTCRDRNLIALQADLMGAWALGLRTVLALTGDPVQVGDQKDLAAQVFHLESTRLIELIRGLNQGVDAIGVPLKKGGSRFTVGSALNLARLSKQAQRNRLRVKLEKGVDFFQTQPVYDLAPILEMREIMTETCAQVGCAVPKVLVGIVPPSSAKAARFMNEVVTGIQIPQAFIDLLERSEDPKGESLAFCADVVARLAPHCDGFHFMPVAMERRMPDLLDRCFPAPVAAPSPAPARRAEPLQT
- a CDS encoding glycosyltransferase family 2 protein gives rise to the protein MSTLSPVRLETILLDLEARHTAIPHLYVVLPAYNESEALVAIAWELEQVLKDYAFQILVVDDGSTDLSIPLLEMADLPHTRILRHERNQGLGAALRTGLSAACQRATQDGDVVIVMDSDCTHTPYLIDRLVRLIREGNDIAIASRYRYGSQVIGLSPVRELLSHGASWLFRAILPIRNVRDYTCGYRAYRVSLLRRAMAHYGDQLITENGFSCMAELLVKLARFGALACEAPMVLRYDRKRSTSKMRVAQTIVKSLGVLARLWRLRQLQQ